Proteins found in one Aspergillus chevalieri M1 DNA, chromosome 2, nearly complete sequence genomic segment:
- a CDS encoding putative copper amine oxidase (COG:Q;~EggNog:ENOG410PF88;~InterPro:IPR000269,IPR015798,IPR016182,IPR036460;~PFAM:PF01179;~go_function: GO:0005507 - copper ion binding [Evidence IEA];~go_function: GO:0008131 - primary amine oxidase activity [Evidence IEA];~go_function: GO:0048038 - quinone binding [Evidence IEA];~go_process: GO:0009308 - amine metabolic process [Evidence IEA];~go_process: GO:0055114 - oxidation-reduction process [Evidence IEA]) produces the protein MTPHPLSGLTPDEINVARDVVVASHPDTIVYFREIYLSEPPKAQLREFLGLEHSGRLSPTTQRPSRLALCQYNVIGREKSTEYHESIVDIRLRRHVKHQIVDKKFHAALVVDEFDVFVDRCKASPLFQQALADFDLPKGFDVVIEPWPYGGLDLSDDNRRYMQGLIFAQDQTKNNEDANFYSYPLPVIPVMDCATEEIVRVDRPATGGKGDGLYDQTFSRDIIGHANASDYVPELLPGGTRKDLKPLNVVQPDGPSFRVTNESLVEWQKWRFRVGFNPREGATIHDVWYDGRSVLYRLAVSEMTVPYADPRPPYHRKQAFDFGDGGGGNTANNLSIGCDCLGVIKYFDALLTETDGSATKLPNAICLHEQDNGIGWKHSNWRTGRAVVTRSRELVVQFIITLANYEYIFAYKFDQSGAITVEARATGILNVVNIDPCKTSEYGNVVSGGVLAQNHQHIFCVRIDPAVDGHDNSVVVEESHPVPMNEATNPNGNFYRVIDYTVDRAGWLDAAPDLNRVVKMTNPHRSNPVSGKPVAYKFTPLATQKLLADPNSVQARRAQFAQHHIWVTKYRDGELYAGGNYTLQSQVEIGGVSDAVKRGDRVADTDVVVWSSFGLTHNPRVEDWPVMPVDIYQLNIRPSDFFTANPSLDVPSSRNASSRVIQSDCCRDAHI, from the exons ATGACTCCGCATCCTCTCTCAGGCCTCACGCCCGACGAGATCAATGTCGCTCGCGATGTTGTCGTCGCTTCCCATCCGGACACCATTGTTTACTTTCGTGAGATATACTTATCAGAGCCTCCTAAGGCTCAGCTCAGGGAATTCCTGGGACTCGAACATTCAGGCCGATTGAGCCCGACAACACAACGGCCCTCTCGACTGGCCCTATGTCAATACAATGTGATTGGCCGAGAGAAGTCCACTGAATACCACGAATCCATCGTTGACATTCGGCTACGAAGACATGTAAAGCATCAGATTGTGGATAAGAAGTTCCACGCTGCGCTGGTAGT CGATGAATTCGATGTTTTTGTCGATCGTTGCAAGGCTTCTCCTCTCTTCCAGCAAGCGCTGGCAGACTTTGATCTCCCTAAAGGCTTTGATGTAGTCATTGAGCCCTGGCCCTATGGTGGACTAGATCTCTCCGACGACAACCGTCGATACATGCAAGGCTTGATTTTCGCTCAGGACCAGACGAAAAACAATGAAGATGCGAACTTCTACTCCTACCCGCTGCCTGTGATTCCAGTCATGGACTGCGCGACAGAAGAGATCGTCCGTGTGGATCGTCCGGCTACCGGAGGCAAGGGCGATGGACTTTACGACCAGACCTTCAGCCGCGACATCATCGGCCACGCCAACGCATCAGACTACGTCCCGGAATTGCTCCCAGGGGGCACGCGAAAGGACCTGAAGCCGTTAAACGTGGTTCAGCCGGACGGTCCCTCGTTTCGCGTCACGAACGAATCTCTGGTTGAATGGCAGAAATGGCGTTTCCGGGTAGGCTTCAACCCCCGTGAGGGTGCGACAATCCACGATGTATGGTATGACGGACGGAGTGTACTGTATCGGTTGGCTGTCAGCGAGATG ACGGTTCCCTACGCCGATCCTCGACCCCCGTACCACCGCAAGCAGGCCTTTGActttggtgatggtggtggtggtaacACTGCCAATAACCTTTCCATCGGCTGCGACTGTCTCGGGGTGATCAAGTACTTCGACGCCTTGCTCACAGAGACCGACGGTAGCGCAACGAAACTGCCGAACGCTATCTGTCTGCACGAGCAGGACAATGGTATCGGCTGGAAGCACAGCAATTGGCGCACCGGCCGGGCTGTCGTTACGCGCAGTCGCGAGCTCGTGGTGCAGTTCATCATCACACTTGCTAATTACGAGTACATCTTCGCCTATAAGTTTGACCAGTCCGGCGCCATCACCGTCGAGGCGCGTGCAACGGGTATTCTCAATGTCGTCAATATCGATCCATGCAAGACCAGCGAGTACGGCAACGTCGTTAGTGGCGGGGTGTTGGCCCAGAATCACCAGCACATTTTCTGCGTGCGCATCGATCCTGCCGTCGACGGACATGACAACTCCGTCGTTGTGGAAGAATCCCATCCGGTGCCTATGAATGAGGCCACTAACCCCAACGGCAACTTTTACCGGGTTATCGATTACACCGTCGACCGGGCTGGTTGGCTAGATGCGGCCCCTGATCTAAACCGCGTGGTTAAGATGACCAATCCGCACCGCTCGAACCCTGTCAGCGGCAAGCCAGTCGCGTACAAATTCACGCCCCTGGCCACGCAAAAGTTGCTGGCTGATCCGAACTCGGTACAGGCGAGACGGGCACAGTTCGCCCAGCATCACATCTGGGTGACTAAATACCGGGACGGTGAATTATACGCTGGCGGTAACTACACCTTGCAGAGCCAGGTGGAGATCGGTGGTGTCTCAGACGCTGTCAAACGGGGAGATCGCGTCGCCGACACGGACGTGGTGGTTTGGAGCTCATTCGGTTTGACGCATAACCCGCGTGTGGAAGACTGGCCGGTGAT GCCCGTGGATATTTACCAGCTCAACATCCGGCCCTCGGACTTTTTCACGGCGAACCCTTCCTTGGATGTGCCGTCGAGCCGGAACGCGTCGTCGCGAGTGATCCAGTCAGATTGCTGTCGGGATGCGCATATCTAA
- a CDS encoding peroxidase family protein (COG:S;~EggNog:ENOG410PKRB;~InterPro:IPR036851,IPR000028;~PFAM:PF01328;~SECRETED:SignalP(1-22);~go_function: GO:0004601 - peroxidase activity [Evidence IEA]), which yields MRAWKSALPLALLGMGASIVDAMPTAENLHKLMNGAGQIPKNCPYSDIQGGSVKSSLNKRLLVNSLRTPVDVSGDHAFQAPDYDNGDQRGPCPGLNALANHGYIPRSGIVSFAEVIPAINKVYGMGVDLATVLAVMGTVWGGNPLSLNPSFSIGGKDDRVNNLLDNLGGLLGDPQGIIGTHNFVESDSSLTRDDLYMTGNNYALNMTKFEEFYAMSTDGTFDMDLMAERAKIRMDQTKATNPNFYYGPVTGLLARNAGYLFVGRIFRNHSEEHPEGVLTKDIVKSFFAIEGEEGNFTYNEGWERIPYNWYKTPVDYGLVQLNLDTVSFVTKYPELGSIGGNTGTVNSFTGIDLSDLTGGVLNLSTLLEKNNLLCFVFEVLKFASPSALSGLYKTLSVPLEMVTKAIAAPLLNMTCPAFDDLKMGGQDFFSGIQSQYPGANRTGGGL from the exons ATGAGGGCGTGGAAATCGGCTTTGCCCTTGGCCCTTTTGGGGATGGGCGCTTCCATCGTCGATGCTATGCCCACCGCAGAAAATCTGCACAAGTTGATGAACGGAGCGGGCCAGATCCCTAAGAACTGTCCCTATTCTGATATCCAGGGTGGTAGCGTCAAGAGTAGCTTGAACAAGCGACTCCTGGTGAATTCATTGAGAACTCCCGTTGACG TCTCCGGTGATCACGCTTTCCAAGCGCCTGACTATGACAATGGCGACCAGCGTGGACCTTGCCCTGGTCTCAATGCGCTGGCAAATCATGGCTATATCCCTCGCAGTGGTATTGTATCC TTTGCCGAAGTGATCCCGGCTATTAACAAAG TGTATGGTATGGGCGTTGACCTTGCTACGGTCCTGGCCGTGATGGGCACTGTTTGGGGAGGAAACCCACTCTCGTTGAACCCTAGCTTCTCGATCGGTGGCAAGGATGATCGGGTCAACAACCTGTTGGATAACCTGGGTGGCCTGCTGG GCGATCCACAGGGTATCATCGGCACGCACAACTTTGTCGAATCCGACTCGTCCTTGACGCGCGACGACCTGTATATGACCGGGAACAACTACGCTCTCAACATGACCAAGTTCGAAGAATTCTACGCAATGTCCACGGACGGCACGTTTGACATGGACTTGATGGCCGAGCGGGCCAAGATCCGGATGGACCAGACCAAGGCGACCAACCCGAACTTTTACTACGGACCGGTGACGGGACTTCTTGCACGTAATGCTGGATACCTCTTTGTGGGACGCATTTTCCGGAACCACTCTGAGGAGCATCCGGAGGGTGTTTTGA CCAAGGATATCGTCAAGAGCTTCTTCGCCAttgagggagaagagggcaACTTCACCTACAACGAGGGATGGGAAAGAATCCCCTACAACTGGTACAAGACTCCCGTGGACTATGGACTGGTGCAGCTCAATCTTGATACGGTTAGCTTTGTCACCAAGTATCCCGAGCTGGGCAG CATCGGAGGCAACACCGGAACTGTCAACAGCTTTACCGGCATCGATCTCTCTGACTTGACCGGAGGCGTCCTCAACCTGTCCACTCTCCTCGAGAAGAACAACCTCCTTTGCTTCGTTTTCGAGGTCCTCAAGTTCGCCAGTCCCAGTGCGCTCTCCGGCTTGTATAAGACGCTGTCCGTGCCGCTCGAGATGGTCACGAAGGCTATTGCAGCCCCATTGCTTAACATGACGTGTCCGGCTTTCGATGACCTGAAGATGGGCGGACAAGATTTCTTCTCCGGCATCCAGAGTCAATATCCTGGTGCGAACCGGACCGGTGGTGGACTGTAG
- a CDS encoding CFEM domain-containing protein (COG:S;~EggNog:ENOG410PIUV;~InterPro:IPR008427;~PFAM:PF05730;~TransMembrane:7 (o83-104i116-139o159-184i196-217o245-265i277-296o316-336i)): MAAASSIQELATALPPCALKCLVAGIEQSSCGMTNQTCICTDTELNTNVEACVLMSCTIKQSLTTKNVTKTACDAPIRDRTKIVSVAGVVGGVLSVVAFILRVAARFRCLGGQFGWDDATMVFTMMMVIPLSAFSVVLADTGLGKDMWTLPFKNITHILYIYMIDEVLYLSILPMTKISILCFYLRVFPKKEIRMATYVVMALCVGYLISFVLISVFQCDPINGAYLRWDGEHNFKCNNINAQGWAAAIANMILDIIVMALPLRELYNLNLSLRKKLGVLCMFSLGIFVTLVSILRLESLIKFATTQNVTWDYVEIGYWSTIECHVGVICACLPAIRSLLRRVFPAAFGDTTKGASKGTSNTYSTSRSGAGSRLEGKFSAKVKGGDEDHFVPLVDMDNSSHAHLGHAHSQA; the protein is encoded by the exons ATGGCAGCGGCCAGCAGTATTCAGGAACTGGCTACTGCTCTTCCTCCATGCGCT CTGAAATGCCTGGTGGCGGGAATAGAGCAATCGAGTTGTGGCATGACCAACCAGACCTGTATATGCACCGatactgaattgaacacGAATGTCGAGGCATGTGTATTGATGAGCTGCACGATCAAGCAATCTCTGA CTACGAAAAATGTGACCAAAACGGCATGCGATGCTCCCATACGGGACCGAACAAAGATTGTGTCTGTTGCCGGTGTTGTTGGAGGTGTACTGTCCGTGGTCGCGTTTATTCTCCGGGTTGCTGCAAGATTCCGTTGCCTTGGCGGCCAATTCGGATGGGATGATGCGACAATGGTGTTTACAATG ATGATGGTGATTCCATTGTCCGCGTTCTCGGTAGTCT TGGCCGACACAGGTCTTGGAAAGGATATGTGGACGCTTCCCTTCAAGAACATCACTCACATACTTTAT ATATACATGATCGATGAGGTTCTCTACCTGAGTATCCTTCCGATGACCAAGATATCCATCCTCTGTTTCTACCTACGCGTCTTCCCCAAGAAGGAAATCCGTATGGCAACCTACGTTGTCATGGCGCTCTGTGTCGGCTACCTGATCTCGTTCGTTTTGATTTCGGTCTTCCAGTGCGACCCGATTAATGGCGCATATCTGCGTTGGGACGGCGAGCACAACTTCAAATGCAACAACATCAACGCCCAAGGATGGGCGGCCGCTATCGCCAACATGATTCTTGATATCATCGTCATGGCTTTGCCGCTCCGGGAGTTATACAACTTGAACTTGTCGCTGCGAAAGAAGCTGGGTGTTCTGTGCATGTTCAGTCTGGGTATTTT TGTCACCTTGGTCAGTATCCTGCGGTTGGAATCACTCATCAAGTTCGCCACGACACAAAACGTCACAT GGGACTACGTCGAAATCGGATACTGGAGTACAATCGAATGCCATGTCGGCGTGATCTGCGCCTGTCTCCCAGCCATCCGCTCACTACTGCGCCGTGTCTTTCCCGCTGCATTCGGAGACACGACCAAGGGTGCTTCCAAGGGCACTTCCAACACCTATTCCACATCTCGATCCGGCGCCGGATCGCGCCTGGAAGGCAAATTCTCAGCCAAGGTCAAGGGCGGCGACGAAGATCATTTCGTGCCGCTTGTTGACATGGACAATTCCAGTCACGCCCATCTGGGACATGCACATTCGCAAGCATGA
- a CDS encoding GMC family oxidoreductase (CAZy:AA3;~COG:E;~EggNog:ENOG410PI4D;~InterPro:IPR007867,IPR012132,IPR000172,IPR036188;~PFAM:PF05199;~SECRETED:SignalP(1-22);~go_function: GO:0016614 - oxidoreductase activity, acting on CH-OH group of donors [Evidence IEA];~go_function: GO:0050660 - flavin adenine dinucleotide binding [Evidence IEA];~go_process: GO:0055114 - oxidation-reduction process [Evidence IEA]) — MLVIRGFSFLSLLSAVLASAHGSNHEWLHKRSNNTQTTSGTDVEYDYVVVGSGPGGGPLASRLAIAGHKVLLLDAGDDQFDAPVIQAPALQLQSTEYEGTKWDYFVNHYQDLSRQEEDTKMTYKTPSGELHVGPNPPANSDPLGILYPRAGTLGGCSAHNAMITIYPYEKDWEDLVSITGNDTWAPDVMRKYFEKLERNRYLPSSLSGHGYDGWLTTSLTQLTLVVEDRKLLSLVIAAATAAGKSLIGKLLTTVTGLGEVLLRDLNSDAKDRDQETGPYQVPLAVDVPDYRRTGPRDFILDTQKATNSDGSRKYHLDVQMNTLVTNVRFDTSGSKPKATGVDYLKGQSLYRADPRSGNATASSSGSVKAAREVILAAGAFNTPQLLKLSGVGPKQELDKLGIDTLVNLPGVGKNLQDRYEVSVIGESPTNFTLTEKCTFLATTPDPCMEQWQNNGALLKGTYTTNGIAIAVTRNSSTSDGDPDLLVSGAPAYFKGYYPGYSYNALKESNHWAWITLKARARNTAGTVELRSKDPRDTPVINFNSFDTGSTEDDVDEKDLQAVIEGMKFSRDIFDSLVPLDGDFDEVWPGKNVSTDAELKDFAKKEAWGHHACCTAPIGSDDDDNAVLDSDFRVRGVEGLRVVDASVFPKIPGYYIALPIYILSERAADVIISSA; from the exons ATGCTTGTAATCAGAGGCTTCAgttttctttcccttctttcgGCTGTCCTGGCTTC GGCCCATGGATCGAACCACGAATGGCTGCACAAGCGCTCGAACAATACCCAGACGACCAGCGGAACAGATGTTGAGTACGATTATGTCGTGGTTGGCTCGGGTCCCGGAGGTGGTCCATTGGCATCCAGACTCGCAATCGCTGGTCACAAAGTCCTGCTCCTCGATGCCGGAGATGACCAGTTCGATGCACCTGTGATACAGGCTCCTGCCTTGCAGTTGCAGTCCACCGAGTATGAGGGCACAAAATGGGACTATTTCGTCAACCACTACCAGGACTTGAGCCGTCAGGAGGAGGATACCAAGATGACCTACAAAACGCCGTCGGGCGAACTTCACGTCGGTCCCAACCCGCCTGCCAACTCTGACCCTCTTGGAATTCTGTACCCGCGTGCCGGTACTTTGGGAGGATGCTCGGCTCACAACGCCATGAT TACCATCTACCCGTACGAAAAggactgggaggatctcgtTTCGATCACCGGTAACGACACCTGGGCTCCAGATGTGATGCGCAAATACTTTGAGAAGCTCGAGCGCAACCGCTATCTCCCCAGCAGCCTGTCGGGTCACGGTTATGACGGCTGGCTCACCACCAGTTTGACACAATTGACGCTCGTTGTCGAGGACCGGAAGCTGCTGTCTCTGGTCATCGCCGCCGCCACTGCTGCTGGAAAGTCTCTCATCGGAAAACTTCTCACCACCGTGACTGGTCTCGGTGAGGTTCTCCTTCGAGACCTCAACAGCGACGCAAAAGATCGTGATCAAGAGACCGGTCCGTACCAAGTTCCTCTCGCCGTCGACGTCCCCGATTATAGGCGTACTGGCCCTCGGGATTTCATCTTAGACACCCAGAAGGCCACCAATTCCGACGGTTCACGCAAGTATCACCTTGATGTTCAGATGAACACTCTTGTCACCAACGTCCGTTTCGATACCTCCGGTAGCAAGCCGAAGGCCACTGGTGTTGACTACCTCAAGGGTCAAAGCCTTTACAGGGCGGATCCGCGGTCCGGCAACGCgactgcttcttcttccggaAGTGTCAAGGCTGCTCGTGAAGTTATCCTTGCTGCCGGCGCCTTCAACACCCCTCAGTTGTTGAAGCTGAGCGGTGTTGGGCCCAAGCAGGAGTTGGACAAACTGGGTATTGACACTCTTGTCAACCTTCCCGGTGTTGGAAAGAACCTGCAGGACCGTTACGAAGTCAGCGTTATTGGCGAGTCCCCGACCAACTTCACCCTGACAGAGAAGTGCACCTTCCTTGCCACCACACCTGACCCATGCATGGAGCAGTGGCAGAACAATGGAGCGCTCCTCAAGGGTACCTACACCACCAACGGTATTGCAATTGCTGTCACCCGGAACTCTTCGACCAGTGACGGTGACCCGGACCTTCTGGTTTCCGGTGCACCTGCCTACTTCAAGGGGTACTACCCCGGATACTCGTACAACGCATTAAAGGAGTCCAACCACTGGGCCTGGATCACCCTCAAGGCACGCGCCCGCAACACCGCCGGTACTGTGGAGCTCCGGTCCAAGGATCCCAGAGACACTCCGGTTATCAACTTCAACTCTTTCGACACCGGTTCGACCGAGGACGATGTCGATGAAAAGGACCTGCAGGCTGTCATCGAGGGGATGAAGTTCTCGCGGGACATCTTCGACTCTTTGGTCCCATTGGACGGTGACTTTGACGAAGTTTGGCCTGGAAAGAACGTTTCCACCGACGCAGAATTGAAGGACTTCGCCAAAAAGGAGGCATGGGGTCACCACGCATGCTGCACGGCTCCTATCGGATCAGACGACGATGACAACGCCGTGCTCGATTCTGACTTCCGTGTACGTGGTGTTGAGGGTCTGAGAGTGGTGGATGCTTCCGTCTTCCCTAAGATCCCTGGATACTACATCGCTCTGCCCATCTACATTCTCAGTGAGAGGGCTGCGGATGTGATCATTTCGAGTGCATAA
- the tfb5 gene encoding TFIIH complex subunit TFB5 (COG:K;~EggNog:ENOG410PTG7;~InterPro:IPR035935,IPR009400;~PFAM:PF06331;~go_component: GO:0000439 - transcription factor TFIIH core complex [Evidence IEA];~go_process: GO:0006289 - nucleotide-excision repair [Evidence IEA];~go_process: GO:0006367 - transcription initiation from RNA polymerase II promoter [Evidence IEA]) — translation MPRAVRGVLIECDPSVKAIILKYDEERHDYIVEDLDDDRHLVIKESQLQNLKLRLGKV, via the exons ATGCCACGCGCAGTTCGAG GTGTTCTGATTGAATGCGACCCATCGGTGAAAGCGATTATCCTCAAATACGACGAAGAACGACATGACTACATAGTGGAGGATCTGGACGATGACCGCCACTTGGTCATCAAGGAGAGTCAATTGCAGAATTTGAAACTCAGGTTGGGAAAGGTATGA
- the HSP30_1 gene encoding Hsp20/alpha crystallin family protein (COG:O;~EggNog:ENOG410PQI6;~InterPro:IPR008978,IPR002068;~PFAM:PF00011,PF17886), producing the protein MSLFHISSPGDFAPFFSLLDNRDLHRTNRGQFSSLRSFSPRFDFRESDDAYYLDGELPGISQENIDIEFSDHQTLVIKGRSEREFHDSNDTPQDQAGQKGQDKTDDVAKTGEQSVVKSKKNNKHRYWVSERSVGEFHRAFSFPGRVDQNNVRASLKNGILSVVVPKDAVSGTKKITIQ; encoded by the coding sequence ATGTCTCTTTTCCACATCTCTTCTCCCGGAGACTTCGCTCCGTTCTTCAGTCTCTTGGACAACCGCGACCTCCACCGCACCAACCGCGGTCAATTCTCCTCTCTCCGCTCGTTTTCCCCTCGCTTCGACTTCCGTGAGAGCGACGACGCCTACTACCTTGACGGCGAACTGCCCGGCATCTCTCAGGAGAACATCGACATTGAATTCTCCGACCACCAAACCCTGGTGATCAAGGGCCGCTCTGAGCGCGAATTCCACGACTCCAACGACACTCCCCAGGACCAGGCAGGCCAGAAAGGCCAGGACAAGACCGACGATGTCGCCAAAACCGGCGAGCAGTCTGTCGTCAAGtccaagaagaacaacaagcACCGCTACTGGGTGAGCGAGCGCTCTGTCGGCGAATTCCACCGCGCTTTCTCGTTCCCTGGCCGTGTCGACCAGAACAACGTCCGGGCCAGCTTGAAGAATGGTATCCTCTCAGTGGTGGTGCCTAAAGACGCTGTCTCAGGAACCAAGAAAATCACCATTCAGTAA
- a CDS encoding RTA1 domain-containing protein (COG:S;~EggNog:ENOG410PWVT;~InterPro:IPR007568;~PFAM:PF04479;~TransMembrane:7 (o27-45i52-69o89-106i126-144o164-185i206-224o244-262i);~go_component: GO:0016021 - integral component of membrane [Evidence IEA]) has product MDFTFHPGVNGSHPWVEFYPYYPSREAGYAFMAMFGLSTVAHFVLMIPYKAAYFIPLVLGGICETFGYYGRAWSHDDRTRIGSWALQEMLIMCAPPLIAATIYMFLGRVIRSFDAEHHASIRPKWLTPIFVLNDVITFITQIAGAGVQVTGDAHVMDIGKKATLAGLIFSLIVFCLFVLIAAVFHRRCNRDPTPVLLHNPNLNWKRYMWALYISCFAIMLRNLIRLIQFGSDKESPLNTKEAFIYVFDAVPMLISVVVLMVYHPGLLIKRARNAQKGEMLMADRNSGDVPLTQYAGARV; this is encoded by the exons ATGGACTTCACGTTCCATCCAGGCGTAAACGGGTCGCACCCGTGGGTGGAATTCTACCCATACTACCCATCTCGAGAGGCTGGATATGCCTTTATGGCGATGTTTGGTCTCTCCACGGTTGCACACTTCGTGCTCATGATTCCCTATAAAGCGGCATACTTTATTCCCCTGGTGCTCGGTGGTATAT GTGAAACATTCGGCTACTACGGACGCGCCTGGTCACACGACGATCGAACGAGAATCGGCTCCTGGGCTCTTCAGGAAATGCTCATCATGTGCGCGCCTCCCCTCATCGCAGCGACCATCTACATGTTCCTCGGCCGAGTCATCCGCTCCTTCGACGCCGAACACCACGCGAGTATCCGCCCCAAGTGGCTCACCCCGATCTTCGTCCTCAACGATGTCATCACATTCATCACGCAGATAGCCGGTGCTGGCGTGCAAGTCACCGGGGATGCACACGTCATGGACATCGGCAAGAAAGCTACACTGGCGGGGTTGATCTTTTCGTTGATAGTGTTCTGCCTCTTCGTGTTAATCGCCGCCGTGTTTCATCGGCGGTGCAATCGGGATCCCACGCCTGTATTGCTTCACAATCCCAATCTGAACTGGAAGCGGTACATGTGGGCGTTGTACATTTCGTGCTTCGCCATTATGCTGCGCAATTTGATCCGGTTGATCCAGTTCGGATCCGACAAAGAGTCCCCGTTGAACACCAAGGAGGCGTTCATCTATGTCTTTGATGCGGTTCCGATGCTCATCTCTGTGGTTGTCCTTATGGTGTACCATCCGGGACTGCTGATCAAGAGAGCGCGGAACGCGCAGAAAGGGGAAATGCTGATGGCGGATCGGAACTCGGGCGATGTCCCGTTGACGCAGTATGCAGGGGCGCGTGTGTGA